One window of Cohnella hashimotonis genomic DNA carries:
- a CDS encoding response regulator transcription factor → MTYSVLIVDDEPWSREIVKDLADWEGLGLTVAGEAEDGEEGLRRIGELGPDIVVTDMRMPGLSGTELLNELGARFPAAKIVVMSGYDDFAYLKQAIRSKAVDYLLKPLDPAELNAALAACVRELDAAPTALTMTVPSTGNAALSGAASDEPAPESGAPSGVWRLPAAFADAAVLERYALEKRRIQASLQELDRAGIAAAYAALGRYLARALSQEELQGLPARMAQDALALLETFSSEQGIDIVPIWGGIEGRLGPGSSPEEAAMALAERLGEAADAAAKAIRGRARLDLDEIRAHIDAHFAGELTLESLSHRFFVSKEHLSRAFKAHVGTGVTDYITMRRMVYAEALLREGKVSIKQAAKLAGYEDLAYFYRVFKKRFGISPGELRSGE, encoded by the coding sequence ATGACGTATAGCGTGCTGATCGTCGACGATGAGCCGTGGTCGCGCGAGATCGTGAAGGACCTCGCGGATTGGGAAGGGCTGGGACTGACGGTCGCCGGCGAAGCCGAGGACGGAGAAGAAGGGCTGCGCCGCATCGGGGAGCTCGGGCCGGATATCGTCGTGACCGATATGCGGATGCCGGGCCTGTCCGGGACGGAGTTGCTCAACGAGCTTGGGGCGCGTTTTCCGGCGGCCAAGATCGTCGTTATGAGCGGCTATGACGACTTCGCGTATTTGAAGCAGGCGATCCGTTCGAAGGCGGTGGATTACTTGCTGAAGCCGCTCGATCCGGCTGAACTGAATGCTGCGCTGGCAGCCTGCGTCCGGGAGCTGGATGCGGCGCCGACCGCATTAACGATGACCGTGCCAAGCACGGGAAACGCAGCTCTTTCAGGCGCCGCATCGGACGAGCCTGCGCCGGAGAGCGGCGCGCCGTCGGGCGTGTGGAGGCTGCCGGCTGCGTTCGCCGATGCGGCCGTGCTGGAACGCTATGCGCTGGAAAAGCGCCGTATCCAAGCCAGCCTGCAGGAGCTGGATCGGGCGGGCATCGCGGCGGCTTATGCCGCGCTCGGCAGATACTTGGCGCGAGCGCTGTCGCAAGAGGAGCTGCAGGGGCTGCCTGCCCGGATGGCGCAGGATGCGCTGGCGCTGCTGGAGACGTTCTCATCCGAGCAAGGGATCGACATCGTTCCGATCTGGGGCGGGATCGAGGGGCGCCTCGGCCCGGGCTCCTCGCCGGAGGAAGCGGCAATGGCGCTGGCGGAGCGGCTCGGGGAAGCCGCCGATGCGGCCGCGAAGGCGATTCGCGGCCGTGCCCGGCTCGACCTGGACGAGATTCGCGCCCACATTGACGCGCATTTCGCCGGGGAGCTGACGCTGGAGTCGCTGTCGCACCGCTTTTTCGTCAGCAAGGAGCATCTCAGCCGCGCCTTCAAAGCGCATGTCGGCACGGGCGTTACCGACTACATTACGATGCGGCGCATGGTGTATGCGGAGGCGCTGCTGCGCGAAGGCAAGGTCTCGATCAAGCAGGCGGCCAAGCTTGCCGGCTACGAGGACCTGGCTTATTTCTACAGAGTGTTCAAGAAACGCTTCGGCATCTCGCCCGGCGAGCTGAGGAGCGGAGAATAG
- a CDS encoding ABC transporter substrate-binding protein, producing the protein MKKALYAASSMTLAAAMLAGCGGNGNDNASPSVAPSGSASASATASDSGAQASPSASAQEPARKVELKVFMSLPRFKDQFDKYFEQFKAKELADKNVDVTIKLEMPNSDQAGQILKTRLSSNDAPDLFTLHAIADIPTFYKAGYLSDLSDQPYVPKVYESVRKTVTYDGKVVALPLESLSWGYLYNKKMFADLGIAPPQTLDEMKAAVEKIKTTKAAPFELSFQESWIPQLMMALSLGGIVTAEHPDWIEKMNKGEASYADVQDVFNIIDLIMANGTAKPFEVGSAAGSTDFANGKAAMWVMGPWQAETILKANPDMEFGVAPLPVSNDPAGTMINLATSTSLAVSPTSKNKDVALDLLNYMLDDNDSSALFEELKFNPVAEMHKYDTFPWITEASSYVAQGKAYLDLSLPNGVTDETAKLLQSYYAKSVTKEQIIKTLDRTWANAVKNSK; encoded by the coding sequence ATGAAAAAAGCGCTATACGCCGCGTCCTCGATGACGCTCGCGGCTGCCATGCTGGCCGGCTGCGGCGGCAACGGCAACGACAATGCCTCTCCATCCGTCGCGCCGTCCGGCTCGGCGTCCGCCTCCGCCACAGCATCCGACTCGGGCGCCCAGGCTTCGCCGTCCGCGTCCGCGCAGGAACCGGCCCGCAAGGTCGAGCTCAAGGTTTTTATGAGCCTGCCGCGATTCAAAGACCAGTTCGACAAGTACTTCGAGCAATTCAAAGCCAAGGAGCTTGCGGACAAAAACGTCGACGTCACGATCAAGCTTGAGATGCCGAACTCCGATCAGGCCGGGCAGATTCTCAAGACTCGCCTTTCCTCCAACGACGCGCCCGATCTGTTCACGCTGCATGCGATTGCGGATATCCCGACCTTTTACAAAGCCGGATATTTAAGCGATTTATCCGACCAGCCGTATGTACCGAAGGTGTACGAGAGCGTGCGCAAGACGGTGACGTACGACGGCAAGGTGGTCGCGCTGCCGCTCGAAAGCCTGTCGTGGGGCTACCTGTACAATAAGAAAATGTTCGCCGACCTCGGCATTGCTCCGCCCCAAACGCTCGACGAAATGAAGGCCGCCGTGGAGAAAATCAAGACGACAAAAGCGGCGCCGTTCGAGCTGAGCTTCCAGGAGTCGTGGATTCCGCAGCTCATGATGGCCTTGTCGCTTGGCGGCATCGTGACCGCGGAGCATCCGGACTGGATCGAGAAGATGAACAAGGGCGAAGCGTCCTACGCCGACGTACAGGACGTATTCAACATTATCGACCTGATTATGGCGAACGGTACGGCAAAGCCGTTCGAGGTCGGCAGCGCCGCCGGCTCGACGGACTTCGCGAACGGCAAAGCCGCGATGTGGGTCATGGGACCGTGGCAGGCCGAGACGATCCTGAAGGCGAATCCCGACATGGAATTCGGCGTCGCGCCGCTGCCGGTAAGCAACGATCCGGCCGGCACGATGATCAACCTGGCTACCTCCACCTCGCTCGCCGTGTCGCCGACGAGCAAGAACAAGGACGTCGCGCTCGATCTGCTGAACTACATGCTCGACGACAACGATTCCTCCGCCCTGTTCGAGGAGCTGAAGTTCAACCCCGTCGCGGAAATGCACAAGTACGATACGTTCCCGTGGATTACCGAGGCGAGCTCGTACGTCGCCCAGGGCAAAGCTTACCTCGACCTGTCGCTGCCAAACGGCGTGACCGACGAGACCGCGAAGCTGCTGCAGAGCTACTACGCCAAGAGCGTGACCAAGGAGCAGATCATCAAGACGCTGGACCGCACATGGGCGAACGCCGTCAAGAACAGCAAGTGA
- a CDS encoding carbohydrate ABC transporter permease codes for MIDRLRLKRHGILLAFVLPALLFYATFLLAPAFGGIWYSLTDWNGLNPLYAFVGLDNYAEALTEDPSFGHAVFFTLKYVLFMVVLQNALAILVAVLIESRAKTKAVFRTIFFMPNMLSMIIGGFMWMFVFTRVLPELAMRTGLTFLDRSWIGDPSFSFYAILIVSLWGGVGYLMVIYIAALQGVPSSLKEAAAIDGAGVWHTFRYITLPMIYPALTIGIFLTLNSSFKVFDAVFALTGGGPGRETQVIALNIFEEAFGFSNRYGYASAKAMILFLIVLVITIVQLRLMKRREVEA; via the coding sequence ATGATCGACAGGCTCAGACTCAAACGGCACGGCATATTGCTGGCGTTCGTGCTCCCGGCGCTGCTGTTCTACGCGACATTTCTGCTCGCGCCGGCATTCGGCGGCATCTGGTACAGCCTGACCGACTGGAACGGCCTGAACCCGCTCTACGCGTTCGTCGGGCTGGACAATTACGCCGAGGCGCTGACGGAGGACCCGTCGTTCGGGCATGCCGTCTTTTTTACGCTCAAATACGTGCTCTTCATGGTCGTGCTGCAAAACGCGCTGGCCATTCTGGTCGCCGTGCTGATCGAATCGCGCGCGAAGACCAAAGCTGTTTTTCGCACCATTTTCTTCATGCCCAACATGCTCAGCATGATCATCGGCGGCTTCATGTGGATGTTCGTGTTCACGCGCGTGCTGCCGGAGCTGGCGATGCGCACCGGCCTGACCTTCCTCGACCGCTCGTGGATCGGCGACCCGTCTTTTTCCTTTTACGCGATTCTGATCGTCTCGCTGTGGGGCGGCGTCGGCTATCTGATGGTCATCTACATCGCCGCGCTGCAGGGCGTGCCGTCCTCGCTTAAGGAGGCCGCGGCCATCGATGGCGCCGGCGTCTGGCACACGTTCCGATACATCACGCTGCCGATGATTTACCCGGCGCTCACGATCGGCATTTTCCTCACGCTGAATTCGTCGTTCAAGGTGTTCGACGCGGTCTTCGCGCTGACGGGCGGCGGCCCGGGGCGAGAGACGCAGGTCATCGCGCTCAATATCTTCGAGGAGGCGTTCGGCTTCAGCAACCGGTACGGCTACGCAAGCGCGAAGGCAATGATCCTGTTCCTCATCGTGCTCGTCATCACGATCGTCCAGCTGCGGCTAATGAAGCGGCGGGAGGTGGAGGCATGA
- a CDS encoding carbohydrate ABC transporter permease has product MLIVGAAFTLLPIYMGVLNSVKTEGEMLNGILSWPRHFAWSNYADAYRKIDFLRSLGNTAAVTAVGLAGIVLFAAMAGYKLSRTPGKLSGFLFSLFVLSMLIPFHSIMITLVRIAKNLAVQGSTVGLGLIYIGLGVSMAIFLYHGFVKSIPRDLDEAAVIDGCGEFRLFFSVILPLLLPVTATVAILNALWMWNDFLLPLLMLTDASSYTLLLSTNMLFGQYGNNDWSAILASLVLALLPVVVLYLLLQKYILNGIADGAIKG; this is encoded by the coding sequence ATGCTGATCGTAGGCGCGGCTTTCACGCTGCTGCCCATTTACATGGGCGTGCTGAATTCGGTGAAGACGGAGGGCGAGATGCTAAACGGCATCCTCTCCTGGCCGCGGCACTTCGCTTGGAGCAACTACGCGGACGCCTACCGGAAAATTGACTTTTTGCGCAGCTTGGGCAATACGGCGGCCGTGACCGCGGTCGGGCTCGCGGGCATCGTGCTGTTCGCCGCGATGGCGGGCTACAAGCTGTCGCGTACGCCGGGCAAACTGAGCGGCTTTCTGTTCAGCTTGTTCGTGCTGTCCATGCTGATCCCTTTCCATTCCATCATGATCACGCTCGTTCGCATCGCCAAAAACCTGGCGGTCCAGGGCTCGACCGTCGGCCTCGGGCTCATCTATATCGGCCTCGGCGTGTCGATGGCGATCTTTCTCTACCATGGCTTCGTCAAGTCGATCCCGCGCGATCTCGACGAAGCGGCGGTCATCGACGGCTGCGGCGAGTTTCGGCTGTTTTTCTCCGTGATCCTGCCGCTGCTGCTGCCCGTCACCGCGACCGTCGCGATCCTGAACGCACTGTGGATGTGGAACGACTTTTTGCTGCCGCTGCTCATGCTCACCGACGCTTCGAGCTATACGCTGCTGCTGTCGACGAACATGCTGTTCGGCCAGTACGGCAACAACGACTGGTCCGCGATTCTGGCCTCGCTCGTGCTGGCGCTGCTGCCGGTCGTCGTGCTGTATTTGCTGCTTCAAAAATACATTCTGAACGGAATTGCGGACGGAGCGATTAAAGGATGA
- a CDS encoding glycoside hydrolase family 5 protein: MSENITENALRGGVGDVYGYVRADGKVLRNGRGEEILLRGVGFGSWLLPEGYMWRFPDGGDRPRRIERMIRELVGEEKAARFWALYYDRYVAEADIARIAAEGFNSVRVPLLARTLLEEGEPVRFKPDMIARIDRVVRWCEQYGLYVILDLHGAPGGQTGTNIDDSERDLPELFLDAANRVRTVTLWRLLAERYRDEWIVAGYDLLNEPLPEWFAAHNDSVMPFYEEVIAAIREVDDRHMIILEGVHWATDWSIFDALPDDNVLLQFHKYWNAPDTASIQVYLEHRERLNAPLFMGEGGENNKDWYAGAFRLFEDHDISWNFWTWKKMDTGNSPCSIRRPEGWDLLVRYLEGGDKPAPDDAERILWAYLDNLPIERCDYEPAVVRSLFLRAPVRIPAVFYGYEGEGKSFGLARSLTERDTISQPAFGSGAQVEGFRAEDGTDIRFVVPGRTAPNFQHGGGEEWREDEWMYVTLRPGEWLAYGCEAAAPRGTAVGSATGKSAIRLRVQSEGGGKLHVSDGRDASATTVEWAEDGWHTVTAKLERAGLPGDAVRHMVIKAADRPIGVAWLELLD, from the coding sequence ATGAGCGAAAACATAACGGAAAATGCTTTGCGTGGCGGCGTAGGCGATGTGTACGGCTACGTGCGAGCGGACGGCAAAGTATTGCGCAACGGCCGCGGCGAGGAGATCCTCCTGCGCGGCGTCGGATTCGGCAGTTGGCTGCTGCCGGAGGGCTATATGTGGCGCTTCCCGGATGGGGGCGACCGCCCGCGGCGGATCGAGCGGATGATCCGCGAGCTGGTCGGCGAGGAGAAGGCGGCGCGCTTCTGGGCACTGTATTACGACCGGTATGTCGCCGAAGCCGATATCGCGCGGATCGCGGCGGAGGGCTTCAACTCCGTGCGGGTGCCGCTTCTGGCGCGCACGCTGCTGGAGGAAGGCGAGCCGGTACGGTTCAAGCCGGACATGATCGCGCGCATCGACCGGGTCGTTCGCTGGTGCGAGCAATACGGTCTCTATGTCATTCTGGACCTGCACGGCGCGCCGGGCGGGCAGACGGGCACGAATATCGACGATTCGGAGCGCGATCTGCCGGAGCTGTTCCTGGACGCGGCGAACCGCGTGCGCACGGTGACGCTGTGGCGCCTGCTGGCGGAGCGGTATCGCGACGAATGGATCGTCGCCGGCTACGATCTGCTGAACGAGCCGCTGCCGGAATGGTTTGCGGCGCACAACGACAGCGTGATGCCGTTCTACGAGGAGGTTATCGCCGCCATCCGAGAAGTGGACGACCGGCATATGATCATCCTTGAGGGCGTCCACTGGGCGACCGACTGGTCGATTTTCGACGCGCTTCCGGACGACAACGTGCTGCTGCAGTTTCACAAGTACTGGAACGCGCCGGACACCGCCAGCATCCAGGTCTATCTCGAGCATCGCGAGCGGCTGAATGCGCCGCTGTTCATGGGCGAGGGCGGCGAGAACAACAAGGACTGGTACGCGGGGGCCTTCCGTCTTTTCGAGGATCACGATATCTCATGGAACTTCTGGACGTGGAAAAAGATGGACACCGGCAACTCGCCCTGCTCGATTCGACGCCCCGAGGGCTGGGACCTGCTCGTACGGTATTTGGAAGGCGGCGATAAGCCGGCACCTGATGATGCGGAGCGCATTCTGTGGGCGTATCTCGACAATCTGCCGATCGAGCGCTGCGACTACGAGCCTGCCGTCGTGCGTTCGCTGTTCTTGCGCGCGCCGGTTCGCATACCTGCCGTTTTCTACGGGTACGAGGGGGAGGGCAAGAGCTTCGGCTTGGCGCGCAGCCTGACGGAAAGGGATACGATATCGCAGCCCGCATTCGGCTCCGGCGCGCAGGTCGAAGGTTTCCGCGCCGAAGACGGCACGGATATCCGCTTTGTCGTCCCGGGACGGACGGCGCCGAACTTCCAGCATGGCGGCGGTGAGGAATGGCGGGAGGACGAGTGGATGTACGTGACGCTCAGGCCCGGCGAATGGCTGGCTTACGGCTGCGAGGCAGCGGCCCCACGAGGGACTGCTGTCGGCAGCGCAACCGGAAAAAGCGCGATCCGTCTGCGCGTGCAGAGCGAAGGCGGCGGCAAGCTGCACGTCTCCGATGGGCGCGACGCATCTGCGACGACCGTTGAGTGGGCGGAGGACGGCTGGCACACGGTAACTGCGAAGCTCGAGCGTGCCGGGCTTCCGGGTGACGCCGTCCGGCATATGGTGATCAAGGCTGCCGATCGCCCGATAGGCGTCGCGTGGCTTGAGTTGTTGGATTAA
- a CDS encoding DUF7309 domain-containing protein, producing the protein MSTAPTKQQWKELYEAAERYKEAGIWRWLSNGHLFGVRDPASGEIGYCCVFGNGGEMFGLAVYMGAEGLRTIVDMLAGELDEDPIFSQHCLLFSLDDRAELDPAEYKRIKQLGLSYRGKKSWPTFRLHEPGYMPWPELTSAQVVYFAQALEQAVLVGQAFQHNPDGLIDGDKDVYLIRETRPSAEGEREWYDAWLAPEAPQSEERRPAAAVPLNELRIAKALKGVRTRGGVWEADSFYMAMPIQEEERPFYPKMTLIVDQSTGQILKFALSKGVEAAAAAAENLLTLVEEQRMLPQELWVGSEAAGDALLPLAEALKLELLWSPELPALSEARAAMEQRFG; encoded by the coding sequence ATGAGCACAGCTCCGACGAAGCAGCAATGGAAGGAACTGTACGAAGCTGCGGAGCGTTACAAAGAGGCAGGTATCTGGAGATGGCTGTCCAACGGCCACCTGTTCGGCGTCCGGGATCCGGCGTCGGGCGAGATCGGCTACTGCTGCGTTTTCGGCAACGGCGGCGAGATGTTCGGCCTTGCCGTATACATGGGCGCCGAGGGGCTGCGGACGATCGTGGATATGCTCGCGGGCGAACTGGACGAGGATCCGATATTCAGCCAGCACTGCCTGCTGTTCTCGCTGGACGACAGAGCGGAGCTCGATCCCGCGGAGTACAAACGCATCAAGCAGCTGGGACTTAGCTATCGCGGCAAAAAAAGCTGGCCGACGTTCCGGCTGCACGAGCCTGGCTATATGCCCTGGCCGGAGCTGACGTCGGCGCAGGTCGTCTATTTTGCGCAAGCCCTGGAGCAGGCCGTGCTTGTCGGACAGGCGTTCCAACACAATCCCGACGGGCTGATCGACGGGGATAAGGACGTGTATTTGATTCGGGAAACGCGTCCTTCGGCGGAGGGCGAGCGCGAATGGTACGACGCATGGCTGGCGCCGGAGGCGCCGCAATCGGAGGAAAGGCGGCCTGCTGCAGCCGTGCCGCTGAATGAGCTCCGAATCGCCAAGGCTCTCAAGGGAGTCAGAACCAGAGGAGGCGTCTGGGAAGCCGACAGCTTCTACATGGCGATGCCGATTCAGGAGGAAGAGCGGCCCTTTTACCCGAAGATGACGCTCATTGTGGATCAATCGACGGGCCAGATCCTGAAGTTTGCGCTGAGCAAGGGCGTAGAAGCAGCCGCCGCGGCAGCTGAAAATCTGTTGACGCTGGTCGAAGAGCAGCGGATGCTTCCGCAGGAGCTGTGGGTAGGCAGCGAGGCTGCGGGTGATGCGCTGCTGCCGCTCGCCGAAGCGCTGAAGCTGGAGCTGTTATGGTCTCCCGAGCTGCCCGCTTTGTCCGAGGCGCGCGCGGCGATGGAGCAGCGATTCGGTTAG
- a CDS encoding FAD-dependent oxidoreductase has product MQLPEYPESYWRRTAELPAFPKLTRDLETEFAVVGGGITGLTTAYLLAKEGRRVALLTADRLLSGTTGYTTAKITAQHDLIYDELIAHFGEEKARLYYEANAGALAFMRSLVAEHGIDCDFVDEDAVVYATREEGLHKIEKEYAAYQQLGIPGERYDTLTLPFGATAALSMKRQARFHPTPYAAFLANEIVRLGGEIFEETTMDKFHDGEPAKVTTKDGNTVTCDSVAACSHFPFFDNGFYFARLHAESSYVIAIKSPYDYPGGMYITANEPKRSIREVTYNGEKLLLIGGESHKTGQGECTIEHYEALKRFAEDAFGVDEIRYRWSTHDLVTLDKIPYIGLAREGTPNLLVATGYRKWGMTSSAVAGRLLADLLLDRDNPYAELFGPSRFQADPDMGTLVKETADVAYHFVKGKLEWLKKDPEELGLDEGAAVRIRGRRCGAYRDHEGKLHVVDTTCTHMGCETEWNAGDRTWDCPCHGSRFTFSGEVVNGPAKKPLERL; this is encoded by the coding sequence ATGCAGCTGCCCGAATATCCCGAATCCTATTGGCGCCGGACGGCGGAGCTTCCCGCCTTCCCGAAGCTCACGCGCGATCTCGAGACCGAGTTCGCCGTCGTCGGCGGCGGCATTACCGGCCTCACGACCGCTTATCTGCTCGCCAAGGAAGGCCGCCGCGTCGCTCTGTTGACGGCAGACAGGCTGCTCAGCGGCACGACGGGCTATACGACCGCTAAAATCACGGCTCAGCACGATCTCATTTACGACGAGTTAATCGCCCATTTCGGCGAGGAGAAAGCAAGATTATATTACGAGGCCAACGCAGGCGCGCTCGCGTTCATGCGCAGCCTGGTCGCCGAACATGGCATCGATTGCGACTTCGTCGACGAAGATGCCGTCGTCTACGCGACGCGCGAGGAAGGACTCCACAAGATCGAGAAGGAATACGCGGCCTACCAGCAGCTCGGTATTCCCGGCGAACGCTACGATACGCTGACGCTGCCGTTCGGCGCAACCGCGGCGCTATCGATGAAGCGGCAGGCCCGGTTTCATCCGACGCCGTACGCCGCTTTTCTGGCCAATGAAATCGTGCGGCTGGGCGGCGAAATTTTCGAAGAAACGACGATGGACAAGTTCCACGACGGAGAACCGGCCAAGGTCACGACGAAGGACGGCAATACGGTGACCTGCGATTCGGTCGCGGCCTGCTCGCATTTCCCGTTCTTCGACAACGGCTTCTATTTCGCGCGGCTGCATGCCGAGAGCTCGTACGTTATCGCGATCAAATCTCCTTACGATTATCCGGGCGGCATGTACATCACGGCGAACGAGCCGAAGCGCTCGATACGCGAGGTTACCTACAACGGCGAAAAGCTGCTGCTGATCGGCGGCGAATCGCACAAGACCGGGCAGGGCGAATGCACGATCGAACACTATGAAGCGCTGAAGCGGTTCGCGGAGGATGCGTTCGGCGTGGATGAGATACGCTACCGGTGGTCTACGCACGATCTCGTAACGCTCGACAAGATACCGTATATCGGTCTCGCCCGGGAGGGCACGCCCAATCTGCTCGTCGCGACCGGTTACCGCAAATGGGGAATGACGTCGAGCGCGGTCGCAGGGCGGCTGCTGGCAGACCTGCTGCTCGACCGCGATAATCCTTACGCGGAGTTGTTCGGACCGTCTCGCTTCCAAGCGGATCCGGACATGGGGACGCTTGTGAAGGAGACGGCCGATGTCGCCTACCACTTCGTAAAGGGAAAGCTGGAGTGGCTCAAGAAAGACCCCGAGGAACTCGGACTCGACGAAGGCGCGGCCGTGCGCATCCGCGGCCGCAGATGCGGCGCCTACCGCGACCATGAGGGCAAGCTGCACGTCGTCGACACGACCTGTACGCATATGGGGTGCGAGACGGAGTGGAACGCGGGCGACCGCACGTGGGACTGCCCCTGCCACGGCTCGCGGTTCACCTTCTCCGGCGAAGTGGTGAACGGCCCGGCCAAGAAGCCGCTGGAGCGGCTGTAG
- a CDS encoding S66 peptidase family protein: protein MAIRPKALVKGDTVGVVTLGSPLARETIDARVRYLTQMGLNVVVGRHVYDEDGYLAGTDEERASDLMSMFADDRIRLILPTRGGVGVEGILPYLDYDYIRAHPKIVSGYSDITVLLNTLAQLAELVALHSLLLIDFKPETPAYNFEQFYAATSSLIVPRPIANPPGMPILPLVSGVVSGPLAGGNLTSLTGSLGTPYEIDTRGKILLLEETHEPVNTVYRYVEQLKLAGKLDDCAGIVMGGCHECPDAYGRTYADLIRDVLMPLGKPLIAGFASGHDIYKAAVPIGARARLDAGAGTLTLLEPAVSV from the coding sequence ATGGCCATTCGGCCGAAGGCACTGGTGAAGGGAGATACGGTGGGCGTCGTCACGCTCGGGAGTCCGCTTGCGCGGGAGACGATCGACGCAAGGGTTCGTTATTTGACTCAAATGGGTCTGAACGTCGTCGTCGGGCGCCACGTGTACGATGAAGACGGCTACCTGGCAGGGACGGACGAGGAGCGGGCGTCGGATCTGATGTCGATGTTCGCGGACGACCGGATCAGGCTGATCCTGCCGACGCGCGGGGGCGTCGGGGTGGAGGGGATTCTGCCTTATCTGGATTACGACTACATCCGCGCGCATCCCAAGATCGTGTCCGGTTACAGCGATATTACGGTGCTGCTCAATACGCTCGCTCAGCTGGCAGAGCTTGTCGCGCTGCACAGTCTGCTGCTTATCGACTTCAAGCCGGAAACGCCGGCATATAACTTCGAGCAGTTTTACGCGGCAACCTCGTCGCTTATCGTTCCAAGGCCCATCGCGAATCCGCCCGGCATGCCGATTCTGCCGCTTGTATCCGGCGTCGTCTCGGGACCGCTTGCGGGCGGCAATCTGACGTCGCTCACGGGCTCGCTTGGCACGCCGTACGAGATCGACACCCGTGGCAAAATATTGCTGCTCGAGGAGACGCACGAGCCGGTAAACACCGTCTACCGCTACGTCGAGCAATTGAAGCTTGCGGGCAAGCTCGACGACTGCGCGGGCATCGTGATGGGCGGCTGTCACGAATGTCCGGACGCGTACGGCCGGACCTATGCCGACCTCATTCGCGATGTGCTCATGCCGCTGGGCAAGCCGCTGATCGCCGGATTTGCGAGCGGACACGACATCTACAAGGCAGCCGTGCCGATCGGCGCCCGAGCGCGTCTCGATGCTGGGGCCGGGACGCTGACGCTGCTCGAGCCGGCTGTGTCCGTGTAG
- a CDS encoding CPBP family intramembrane glutamic endopeptidase: MQIELFILLLMWAPGLSSIFTRLLLREGLADISLRIKGPQIRKTLPFILLFPVAIGIVAYGIAWAAGLVQFVTPDSFIKASPIVTFAALLVMQMVVGTLVGLIGSAGEELGWRGYMLTRLIDARVPYPMLTSGIIWGLWHLPVILAGNYYSGPYPALSVLLFMITITSFSFIIGGLRLATGSVWPAIFLHASWNAVIQDVFDASSGGKNALLWTGESGILVALALLAAAWIVSRRAVDAERMQRKGQLRA; encoded by the coding sequence ATGCAAATCGAGCTCTTTATTCTGCTCCTGATGTGGGCGCCGGGACTGTCCTCCATTTTCACCCGTTTGCTGCTGCGCGAAGGCCTAGCGGATATCTCCCTGCGGATCAAGGGACCGCAGATTCGGAAAACGTTGCCTTTTATACTACTGTTTCCGGTAGCGATAGGGATTGTTGCTTATGGGATAGCCTGGGCCGCTGGTCTGGTTCAGTTCGTCACGCCGGACTCGTTTATTAAGGCTTCGCCTATTGTTACGTTTGCAGCGCTGCTCGTCATGCAAATGGTTGTCGGAACGCTAGTGGGTCTGATCGGCAGCGCGGGGGAGGAGCTTGGCTGGCGGGGCTATATGCTTACCCGGCTGATCGACGCGCGCGTTCCTTATCCGATGCTGACCAGCGGGATCATCTGGGGGCTGTGGCATCTGCCCGTGATTTTAGCCGGCAATTATTATTCCGGCCCCTATCCGGCGCTTTCCGTTCTACTATTTATGATCACGATCACTTCCTTCAGCTTTATCATCGGGGGACTGCGTCTGGCAACCGGAAGCGTATGGCCTGCCATCTTTTTGCATGCGTCATGGAACGCCGTGATTCAAGACGTTTTCGACGCTTCTTCAGGCGGGAAGAATGCGTTGTTGTGGACCGGGGAATCCGGGATTTTAGTGGCGCTCGCGTTGCTCGCGGCGGCGTGGATTGTTTCGAGGAGAGCGGTGGACGCAGAGCGGATGCAGAGGAAGGGACAGCTACGGGCGTAG